A genome region from Setaria italica strain Yugu1 chromosome III, Setaria_italica_v2.0, whole genome shotgun sequence includes the following:
- the LOC101754838 gene encoding uncharacterized protein LOC101754838, with the protein MALNNLLNLPPSKGALKPSLPPLPTRPSLPAPPRRPRLRPSLTFLRSEPRRVVHSSASSSPPSDAAPSPPSSREEAVAQARSCLATALQRPLNNSVPLKKLKRQRQPRLRAEIPVVDDSPGSLARLALDVFSGGAGVSKKGSPARLLLVWPSADALAVAMREFESSGDSATAHAQLGSEAPDVLSACDAAVFLAPGPAQVEQVKAAAAAVDPKPVVLFNPAWSFDDEEGEAFGAGARGFVGSFSVVYSFTGLEVRGLLSKKRGVLLRCVDGGRFGGESWVLMVENDGGAPEGQEFKVVSRLKKRPTIGEVETMLYNLMAANSPVTKSARFLREMVSNVTGGKAKQ; encoded by the coding sequence ATGGCTCTGAACAACCTCCTGAACCTTCCTCCCTCCAAGGGCGCGCTCAAACCCTCGCTCCCGCCACTCCCGACGCGCCCGTCGCTCCCCGCGCCACCGCGACGACCCCGTCTCCGTCCCTCCCTCACCTTCCTCCGCAGCGAGCCGCGGCGTGTCGTCCACTCGtccgcgtcgtcgtccccgccgtcggacgccgcgccctcgccgccgtcgtcgaggGAAGAGGCCGTCGCGCAGGCGCGGTCCTGCCTCGCCACGGCGCTGCAGAGGCCGCTCAACAACTCGGTCCCGCTCAAGAAGCTCAAGAGGCAGCGCCAGCCTCGGCTCCGCGCCGAGATCCCCGTCGTCGACGACTCGCCGGGCTCCCTCGCTCGCCTCGCGCTCGACGTGTtctccggcggcgcgggcgtgtCGAAGAAGGGCTCCCCGGCGAGGCTGCTGCTCGTCTGGCCCTCGGCCGACGCGCTGGCGGTGGCAATGCGGGAGTTCGAGAGTTCGGGGGACTCGGCGACTGCGCACGCGCAGCTGGGCTCGGAGGCGCCGGACGTGCTGAGCGCCTGCGACGCCGCCGTGTTCctggcgccggggccggcgcaggTGGAGCAGGTgaaggctgccgccgccgcggtggaccCCAAGCCGGTGGTCCTGTTCAACCCCGCGTGGAGCTTCGATGATGAGGAGGGGGAGGCGTTCGGCGCCGGCGCGAGGGGCTTCGTGGGTTCCTTTAGCGTGGTGTACTCCTTCACGGGGCTGGAGGTGCGGGGCCTGCTGAGCAAGAAGAGGGGCGTGCTGCTCCGGTGCGTCGACGGCGGGAGGTTTGGCGGCGAGAGCTGGGTGCTCATGGTGGAGAatgacggcggcgcgcccgagGGGCAGGAGTTCAAGGTCGTGTCTCGGCTGAAGAAGCGGCCGACGATCGGCGAGGTGGAGACGATGCTGTACAACCTCATGGCCGCCAACTCGCCCGTGACCAAGTCGGCCCGGTTCCTCAGGGAGATGGTGTCCAATGTGACCGGAGGGAAGGCGAAGCAATAA
- the LOC101755239 gene encoding scopoletin glucosyltransferase, with translation MATAEQSKKLRILLIPFFATSHIGPYTDLAVRLAAARPGFVEPAVAVTPANVPVVRSLLERHGPAACGLVEIATYLFPRVDGLAPGVENLSAAGDDAWRIDAAAIDEALTRPAQEALLMERCPDAVVTDYHFFWNSSIAAELGVPCVAFSVIGAFSLLVMRLLGGAVRDGGSESQVVVVPGLPEPEIQIPVAELPEFLRRPPESDDKRNQGRAGLSSCLGVAMNTYQDLEQQYCELFVRVASLKRGYFVGPVSLPLPPAAAGTDESPCIRWLGSKLSCSVVYVCFGTFAVISEDQLPELALGLEASGRPFLWVVRADGWTPPDGWEERVGERGMLVRGWAPQTAILAHPAVGAFLTHCGSSSLLEAAAAGVPMLTWPLVFDQFIEERLVTEVLRIGERVWSGPRSTRYEEREVVPAEAVARAVARFLEPGGAGEAARGRARELAAKAHAAVVEGGSSSRDLHRLIDDLIEARAAAGLTTSPSVAPVETSNNTDGK, from the coding sequence ATGGCTACAGCTGAGCAGAGCAAGAAGCTGCGCATCCTTCTGATACCCTTCTTCGCCACCAGCCACATCGGTCCGTACACCGACCTCGCCGTCCGCCTCGCAGCGGCCAGGCCGGGCTTCGTCgagcccgccgtcgccgtcacccCGGCGAACGTCCCTGTGGTTCGGTCGCTCCTCGAGCGGCACGGCCCCGCGGCGTGCGGCCTGGTCGAGATCGCGACGTACCTGTTCCCGCGCGTGGACGGCCTCGCTCCGGGCGTTGAGAACCTCTCCGCTGCCGGAGACGACGCGTGGCGCATCGACGCCGCCGCAATCGATGAGGCGCTCACCCGGCCGGCGCAGGAGGCGCTTCTCATGGAGCGGTGCCCCGACGCCGTCGTCACGGACTACCACTTCTTCTGGAACAGCAGCAtcgccgccgagctcggcgTGCCGTGCGTCGCGTTCAGTGTCATCGGTGCCTTCTCGTTGCTCGTCATGCGCCTCCTCGGCGGTGCCGTCAGAGACGGCGGGTCCGAGTCCCAGGTGGTGGTCGTCCCCGGGTTACCGGAGCCCGAGATACAGATCCCTGTTGCCGAGCTGCCGGAGTTCTTGAGACGGCCGCCGGAGTCCGACGACAAGCGCAACCAGGGCCGGGCGGGGCTGTCCAGCTGCCTCGGCGTCGCCATGAACACGTACCAGGACCTGGAGCAGCAGTACTGCGAGTTGTTCGTGCGCGTCGCATCCTTGAAGCGTGGCTACTTCGTCGGCCCCGTCTCGTTGCCATTGCCACCGGCCGCAGCAGGCACCGACGAGTCGCCGTGCATCAGGTGGCTCGGCTCCAAGCTTAGCTGCTCGGTGGTGTACGTGTGCTTCGGCACCTTCGCTGTCATCTCGGAGGACCAGCTCCCGGAGCTGGCGCTTGGGCTAGAAGCTTCCGGCAGGCCGTTTCTGTGGGTGGTGAGGGCCGATGGGTGGACGCCGCCGGACGGGTGGGAGGAGCGCGTCGGGGAGAGGGGGATGCTGGTCAGAGGGTGGGCGCCGCAGACGGCGATACTGGCTCATCCGGCGGTCGGCGCGTTCCTGACGCACTGCGGGTCGAGCTCGctgctggaggcggcggcggccggcgtgccgATGCTGACGTGGCCGCTGGTGTTCGACCAGTTCATCGAGGAGAGGCTGGTGACGGAGGTGCTGAGGATCGGGGAGAGGGTGTGGAGCGGGCCGCGGAGCACGAGGTACGAGGAGAGAGAGGTCGTGCCGGCGGAGGCCGTGGcgcgggcggtggcgaggtTCCTGGAGCCCGGCGGTgccggggaggcggcgaggggcAGGGCGCGGGAGCTCGCCGCAAAGGCCCACGCCGCCGTGGTGGAAGGCGGGTCGTCGTCCCGTGATCTGCATCGTCTCATCGATGACCTGATCGAGGCCAGAGCGGCTGCCGGCCTGACGACCTCGCCGTCCGTTGCACCCGTGGAAACGAGCAACAATACTGACGGCAAGTAG
- the LOC101755648 gene encoding UDP-glycosyltransferase 73E1, translated as MASPTRSNKLRILLIPFFASSHIGPLTDLAFHLAAARPGVVEATVAVTPANATVVRSALARRGPSAGATVQVATYAFPSVDGLPPGVENLSTVAATDAWRIDAAAWDEALMRPGQEGHIREHSPDAIITDPHFFWNVNVAADLGVPCVTFHAIGTFPTLAMVNLVLGGIHNSTGSVVTVPGFPNPDIRVPLMELPEFLRTQQIIPRSIGDRAVSAQGRCLGLAVNTFFDLEHGYCELYMRNGYVKRTYFVGPLSLPSPSAGASAGNSPCIRWLDTKPTQSVMYLCFGSLTHVSEAQLHELALGLEDSGKSFLWVVRGNAWMPPEGWKERVGDRGMVVTGWAPQTAILAHPAVAAFVTHCGWNSVMETVAAGVPVLTWPMVFEQFITERFVTEVLEIGERLWPEGAGVRSTKSEEHELIPAEAVARAVARFMEPGGAGDAARSRVKELSAKAHAAMAEGGSSHHDLRRLIDDLIEGRNAGAGDDATI; from the coding sequence ATGGCTTCCCCTACACGGAGCAACAAGCTGCGCATCCTTCTCATCCCGTTCTTCGCCAGCAGCCACATCGGCCCCCTCACGGACCTCGCCTTCCACCTCGCCGCGGCCAGGCCGGGCGTCGTTGAGGCCACCGTCGCTGTCACCCCCGCGAACGCCACGGTCGTCCGGTCAGCTCTGGCCCGGCGCGGCCCCAGCGCCGGTGCCACGGTTCAGGTGGCGACGTACGCGTTCCCGTCCGTGGATGGCCTCCCGCCGGGCGTCGAGAACCTCTCCACGGTCGCAGCCACGGACGCCTGGCGCATCGATGCAGCTGCCTGGGACGAGGCGCTGATGCGGCCGGGACAAGAAGGTCACATCAGGGAGCACTCGCCGGACGCCATCATCACCGACCCGCACTTCTTCTGGAACGTCAACGTTGCTGCGGACTTGGGAGTGCCATGTGTCACGTTCCACGCTATAGGTACGTTCCCAACACTGGCCATGGTGAACCTTGTCCTCGGCGGCATCCACAACTCCACCGGCAGCGTGGTGACTGTCCCAGGGTTTCCAAACCCAGATATACGGGTCCCTCTTATGGAGCTCCCAGAGTTCCTAAGAACCCAGCAAATAATCCCTCGCTCCATCGGAGACCGGGCAGTTTCGGCGCAAGGAAGATGCCTCGGACTCGCCGTCAACACTTTCTTCGATCTGGAGCATGGGTACTGCGAATTGTACATGCGCAATGGCTACGTGAAGCGCACCTACTTCGTCGGCCCCCTCTCGTTGCCATCGCCATCTGCCGGAGCAAGCGCCGGCAACTCACCTTGCATCCGTTGGTTGGACACGAAGCCAACCCAGTCAGTCATGTATCTATGCTTTGGAAGCTTGACTCATGTCTCTGAGGCTCAGCTTCACGAGCTGGCTCTCGGGTTAGAAGACTCCGGGAAGTCCTTCCTGTGGGTGGTCAGGGGTAACGCGTGGATGCCACCGGAGGGGTGGAAGGAGCGCGTTGGGGATAGAGGGATGGTCGTCACAGGGTGGGCGCCGCAAACCGCGATCCTCGCACATCCAGCGGTAGCGGCGTTCGTGACGCATTGTGGATGGAACTCTGTCATGGAGACTGTAGCAGCCGGCGTGCCGGTGCTGACGTGGCCGATGGTCTTCGAGCAGTTCATCACCGAGAGGTTCGTGACGGAAGTGCTAGAAATTGGAGAGCGGCTGTGGCCGGAGGGTGCTGGAGTGAGGAGCACAAAGTCTGAAGAACATGAGCTGATCCCAGCCGAGGCAGTGGCACGAGCGGTGGCCAGGTTCATGGAGCCCGGAGGGGCAGGCGATGCCGCGAGGAGCAGGGTCAAGGAGCTCTCCGCAAAGGCTCATGCGGCCATGGCTGAAGGTGGCTCCTCCCACCATGACCTGCGGCGCCTGATTGATGATCTCATCGAAGGAAGAAACGCTGGTGCAGGGGACGATGCCACAATCTGA
- the LOC101756048 gene encoding UDP-glycosyltransferase 73E1, whose product MASAAKQSKKLRVLLLPFFASSHIGPYTDLAFHLAAAKPGAVEATVAVTPANATVVRSALARRGPNGGGMVQVATYAFPAVDGLPPGVENLSMVAAADAWRIDVAASDENLMRPGQEGLIRERSPDAVITDFHFFWNVDIAADLGVPCVTFHAIGTFPTLALTHLGNAGVDDANANVATVPGFPSPDIRVPITELPEFMRGQQATSLPKENRFAVAQRRCLGIAVNTFFDLEHGYCELYVRNGYVKRTYLVGPLLLPLPLPSAGASAGDSPCIRWLDTKPAQSVVYLCFGSLSHVSEVQLRELALGLEASGKCFLWVVRANTWMPPEGWKERVGDRGMVITGWAPQTAILSHPAVGAFVTHCGWNSVLETIAAGVPVLKWPMVFEQFITERFVTEVIAIGKRLWPEGAGVRSTTSKEHELVPAEAVAQAVAAFMEPEGPGDVARARVKELSAKAHAAVAEGGSSHRDLHCLIDDLMEARAAAAAARP is encoded by the coding sequence ATGGCTTCAGCAGCTAAGCAAAGCAAGAAGCTGCGCGTCCTGCTCTTGCCCTTCTTCGCCAGCAGCCACATCGGCCCCTACACCGACCTCGCCTTCCACCTCGCCGCAGCCAAGCCGGGCGCCGTTGAGGCCACCGTCGCCGTTACCCCGGCGAACGCCACGGTCGTCCGTTCGGCTCTCGCCCGGCGTGGCCCCAACGGCGGTGGCATGGTCCAGGTAGCGACGTACGCGTTCCCGGCCGTGGACGGCCTCCCGCCGGGCGTCGAGAACCTCTCCATGGTCGCGGCCGCGGACGCCTGGCGCATCGATGTTGCTGCCTCCGACGAGAATCTGATGCGGCCGGGGCAAGAAGGTCTCATCAGGGAGCGGTCGCCGGACgccgtcatcaccgacttccacTTCTTCTGGAACGTCGACATTGCTGCAGACCTAGGAGTGCCGTGTGTCACATTTCACGCTATAGGTACATTCCCAACGCTGGCCCTGACGCACCTTGGAAACGCTGGTGTCGATGACGCCAACGCCAATGTGGCAACTGTCCCTGGGTTTCCAAGCCCAGATATACGGGTCCCCATCACGGAGCTGCCGGAATTCATGAGGGGCCAACAAGCAACCTCCCTCCCCAAGGAGAACCGGTTTGCTGTGGCGCAAAGACGATGCCTTGGAATCGCCGTCAACACTTTCTTTGATCTGGAGCATGGGTACTGCGAATTGTACGTGCGCAATGGCTATGTGAAGCGCACCTACCTTGTTGGCCCCCTCTTGCTGCCACTGCCATTGCCATCAGCCGGAGCAAGCGCCGGCGACTCACCGTGCATCCGTTGGTTGGACACGAAGCCAGCCCAGTCGGTCGTGTACCTATGCTTCGGAAGCTTGAGTCATGTCTCCGAGGTTCAGCTTCGCGAGCTGGCTCTAGGATTAGAAGCCTCCGGGAAGTGCTTCTTGTGGGTGGTCAGGGCTAATACTTGGATGCCACCGGAGGGGTGGAAGGAGCGTGTTGGGGACAGAGGGATGGTCATCACAGGGTGGGCCCCGCAAACGGCGATCCTTTCACATCCGGCGGTAGGGGCGTTCGTGACACACTGTGGATGGAACTCCGTCCTGGAGACCATAGCCGCCGGCGTGCCGGTGCTGAAATGGCCTATGGTGTTCGAGCAGTTCATCACCGAGAGGTTCGTGACCGAGGTTATCGCGATCGGGAAGCGCCTATGGCCAGAGGGTGCCGGGGTCCGAAGCACGACGAGCAAGGAGCACGAGCTGGTTCCTGCCGAGGCGGTAGCGCAAGCGGTGGCCGCGTTCATGGAGCCCGAAGGGCCAGGGGACGTGGCTAGGGCCAGGGTAAAGGAGCTCTCCGCGAAGGCTCACGCTGCCGTGGCGGAAGGAGGTTCCTCTCACCGTGATCTGCACTGCCTGATCGACGACCTGATGGAAGCAAGAGCGGCCGCTGCAGCGGCGAGACCATAG